One window of the Chloroflexota bacterium genome contains the following:
- a CDS encoding type II toxin-antitoxin system VapC family toxin: MIVLDTHIWVWWVHGDEHLTPTQVEIITAHEEDAIGISAISCWEIAKLAEYGRLELPCPLEEWFEQALSYPGVHLLALTPEIAIESTRLPGQFHRDPADQIIVATARVYDCALVTSDERILDYPYVTTVK; this comes from the coding sequence ATGATCGTGCTCGATACTCATATCTGGGTGTGGTGGGTGCATGGGGATGAGCATCTCACCCCAACTCAGGTTGAGATCATAACCGCTCACGAGGAGGACGCGATTGGAATCAGCGCTATTTCGTGTTGGGAGATAGCCAAGCTGGCTGAGTATGGCCGTTTAGAGTTGCCGTGCCCACTGGAGGAGTGGTTTGAACAGGCACTCAGTTATCCCGGCGTCCACTTGCTTGCGCTAACACCAGAGATAGCCATTGAATCAACCAGATTACCGGGACAATTTCATCGTGACCCCGCAGATCAGATCATTGTAGCTACAGCCAGGGTATATGACTGTGCACTTGTGACCTCGGATGAGAGGATATTGGATTATCCATATGTTACAAC
- a CDS encoding NADP oxidoreductase: MAKPKIASDWLAACAGCHMSLLDIDERIAEIAKLVDIRATPITDLKEPDEDGVDVGILTGAVNLTTNEEVAKRMRARCKILVAMGDCAVFGGVVAMRNFFKLEEALRRAYVETESTDEEGKIPSSPELGSPTPVRALREVVDVDVFVPGCPPDPDVIYYVLSELAQGRIPEIKDEKLHWH, from the coding sequence ATGGCGAAACCGAAGATCGCGAGCGACTGGCTGGCGGCTTGCGCTGGGTGCCACATGTCCTTGCTGGACATCGACGAGCGTATCGCGGAGATCGCGAAGCTCGTGGATATCCGGGCGACGCCCATCACGGACCTCAAAGAGCCGGATGAGGATGGGGTCGATGTGGGCATCCTGACCGGCGCGGTCAATCTGACCACCAATGAAGAGGTCGCCAAGCGGATGCGCGCGCGTTGCAAGATCCTGGTGGCGATGGGGGATTGCGCCGTGTTCGGCGGTGTGGTTGCCATGCGGAACTTCTTCAAGCTGGAGGAGGCCCTGCGCAGGGCGTATGTGGAGACGGAGAGCACCGACGAGGAAGGGAAGATCCCCTCGAGCCCTGAGCTGGGTTCCCCAACCCCGGTCCGAGCCTTGCGTGAGGTGGTGGATGTGGACGTCTTTGTCCCGGGATGCCCGCCTGATCCTGACGTGATCTACTACGTCTTGAGCGAGCTGGCGCAGGGGCGGATACCGGAGATCAAGGACGAGAAGCTTCACTGGCACTGA
- the hypA gene encoding hydrogenase maturation nickel metallochaperone HypA: protein MTESILEIVERHATAAGATRVTHIRLVVGDFTGFVPDSIQFYFDILSKDTLAEGARLEIRRQPGRIRCQGCGHVYEPADGQIWVCPECGGLGGDIVAGKEMYIESIAVSEESDGDQS from the coding sequence GTGACGGAGAGCATCCTGGAGATCGTCGAGCGCCACGCGACCGCCGCCGGGGCGACGCGGGTCACCCACATTCGGTTGGTGGTGGGGGACTTCACCGGGTTCGTGCCGGATTCGATCCAGTTCTACTTCGATATCCTGAGCAAGGATACGCTGGCGGAAGGGGCTCGGCTGGAGATTAGGCGCCAGCCCGGGCGCATCCGCTGTCAGGGGTGCGGTCACGTATACGAGCCGGCGGATGGGCAGATATGGGTCTGCCCGGAGTGTGGTGGCTTGGGCGGCGACATCGTAGCCGGCAAGGAGATGTACATCGAGAGCATCGCCGTGTCCGAGGAGAGTGATGGAGATCAAAGTTGA
- a CDS encoding Ni/Fe hydrogenase subunit alpha → MATQKITIEPVTRIEGHAKVTIHIDESGNVEQAYLHINEFRGFEKFCEGRMYFEMPMITPRICGICPVSHHLASAKACDDLVGAPAPRPAHLLRDLMHMGQVIQSHGMHFFELAGPDLLLGFDADPAKRNVIGLLQANPQLAVKAVRLRKFGQEIIRILGGRRVHPNFAIPGGVNKALEPAGRDQILAGVDEAIATIQEGIAIVKDWAEKNREDVERFAVFSSGYMGLVTDEGGLELYDGVCRLIGSDGERWEEFDGHHYLDYIAERVEDWSYLKFPYYKKRGWPDGVYRVGPLGRLNVAEKCDTPLANEELKTFKALNDGKPVENTLYYHYARLIETLFAAERVKVLLDDPDILSKDIVNTHREFKGEGVGIIEAPRGTLFHHYWANEDGQLERVNLIVATGHNNWAMSKAVETVAKTYLSGQTIREGLLNRVEAAIRAYDPCLSCSTHAVGQMPIIVDIVDPQGAVVETLRRDG, encoded by the coding sequence ATGGCGACGCAGAAGATCACGATTGAGCCGGTAACCCGCATCGAAGGTCACGCGAAGGTTACCATTCATATCGACGAGAGCGGGAACGTCGAACAGGCGTACCTGCACATCAACGAGTTCCGAGGGTTCGAGAAGTTCTGCGAAGGGCGGATGTACTTCGAGATGCCCATGATCACCCCCCGCATCTGTGGCATTTGCCCGGTGAGCCACCACCTGGCATCGGCCAAGGCCTGTGACGACCTCGTGGGGGCGCCGGCTCCCCGTCCGGCTCATCTCTTGCGGGACCTCATGCATATGGGCCAGGTGATCCAGAGCCATGGCATGCACTTCTTCGAGCTCGCCGGCCCCGACCTGTTGCTGGGCTTCGACGCGGACCCGGCCAAGCGAAACGTGATCGGCCTGCTCCAGGCGAACCCACAGCTGGCCGTAAAGGCGGTGCGCCTGCGCAAGTTCGGACAGGAGATCATCCGCATCCTGGGCGGCCGTCGGGTGCATCCGAATTTCGCGATCCCCGGCGGGGTCAACAAGGCGCTGGAGCCGGCTGGGCGGGACCAGATCCTGGCGGGGGTGGATGAGGCCATCGCCACCATCCAGGAGGGCATCGCCATCGTCAAGGATTGGGCGGAGAAGAACCGGGAGGACGTCGAGAGGTTCGCCGTCTTCTCCAGCGGATATATGGGGCTGGTGACGGACGAAGGCGGTTTGGAGCTGTACGACGGGGTATGCCGCCTGATCGGCTCTGACGGCGAGCGATGGGAGGAGTTCGACGGCCATCATTACCTGGATTACATCGCCGAGCGCGTGGAGGACTGGTCCTACCTGAAATTCCCCTATTACAAGAAGCGGGGATGGCCGGATGGCGTCTACCGGGTAGGGCCGTTGGGACGACTCAACGTGGCGGAGAAGTGCGATACGCCACTGGCCAATGAGGAGTTGAAGACGTTCAAGGCGTTGAACGATGGCAAGCCGGTGGAGAACACCCTTTACTACCATTATGCCCGGCTGATCGAGACCCTCTTCGCCGCCGAGCGGGTGAAGGTGTTGCTGGACGACCCCGATATCCTGAGCAAGGACATCGTGAATACCCATCGTGAGTTCAAGGGCGAGGGCGTAGGCATCATCGAGGCCCCGCGCGGCACCCTGTTCCATCACTACTGGGCCAACGAGGACGGCCAGTTGGAACGGGTGAACCTGATCGTCGCCACCGGGCACAACAACTGGGCGATGAGCAAGGCGGTGGAGACGGTGGCCAAGACCTATCTCAGCGGCCAGACCATCCGCGAGGGGTTGCTGAATCGGGTGGAGGCGGCCATCCGGGCGTACGATCCCTGCCTCTCCTGCTCGACGCATGCGGTGGGTCAGATGCCGATCATCGTGGACATCGTCGATCCCCAGGGCGCGGTGGTGGAGACGCTGCGCCGAGATGGATGA
- a CDS encoding cold-shock protein, translating into MNDRETGTVKWFNDSKGYGFISRENAEDVFVHHTAILMDGFKTLDEGQRVEFSVEQGPKGLQAVSVVPQ; encoded by the coding sequence GTGAACGATCGTGAAACTGGAACCGTAAAATGGTTCAACGACTCCAAGGGCTACGGCTTTATCTCGCGCGAGAACGCCGAGGACGTCTTCGTCCATCACACGGCCATCCTGATGGATGGTTTCAAAACGTTGGACGAGGGACAGCGCGTCGAGTTCTCCGTTGAGCAGGGCCCCAAGGGTCTGCAAGCCGTCAGCGTCGTGCCTCAGTAG
- a CDS encoding alpha/beta hydrolase — protein sequence MKIDLLAVLSRLSAGGILVRCARLAIAIALPLLACASLVWAFAEEPIRFRDPYTGQTGEEWEEISTIHDDLTYVLALAAGFSVTDSITLQIWDQLVDSEQIGPGDAISYTNCAGGAFYPTPDPDEVCGWQPHTHMIWPMWDSMQDKDTCVTSRFGPYSPFFHFPHNNDRELGALRDWGWGVTSTLTAYEAYAWGGPAEPTVMQASCLYTRTAVITTSIQAGSLEAFATYLHSLADYYSHKECIAHMDSLGMPWATHTLAGHPACDYNPLDPQPDDVHGREFYTYTDSQRTDAAIQHIYSELAARSRQREGTHYPLSMDTPLTAIDGSPTLSETLYTFVHQWDFEHPAQRRAWADRIAAAVLAQRSPTHRVYWPLMIQSTTTVSTSAAAVQAPQPDTPPPSSDWGEPVIGITGTYTVYKKDFVYGTTPFLITDMRPDSEGKTYSDKESYEIRALTIYRAHDGQALLDHQPVVFFVHGGGWTDGYRDWYSFVARPFTGEKGWVTVVIDYRLTSDQVFIADQYCPDRDTCGQPGNEPYRTKAAWYPDNIDDVAAAFRWVMDHIEENGGDADAIVVFGHSAGGHLASLLATHPDHATTLRPAIQGVISMSGAYELTDLNHAFWSSVVTQTFRGGFDNAEALEQASPSTYVISGTTLPPFYLLYAEDELLNLTEQSILFKNQLEAQGQRVTISYLAGYGHYSEMEAIARIDETPTRLIVNWIEGLLRKPLYFPLIIDEGST from the coding sequence ATGAAGATCGACCTGCTCGCCGTCCTGTCCCGCCTTTCGGCAGGCGGGATCCTCGTGCGCTGCGCGCGGCTCGCCATCGCGATCGCCCTTCCCCTGCTCGCCTGCGCCAGCCTGGTCTGGGCGTTCGCCGAGGAGCCCATCCGCTTTCGCGACCCTTACACCGGCCAGACGGGGGAGGAGTGGGAGGAGATCAGCACGATCCACGATGACCTGACCTACGTGCTGGCCCTGGCCGCCGGCTTCTCCGTCACCGACAGCATCACGCTGCAGATCTGGGACCAGTTGGTCGACTCGGAGCAGATCGGGCCCGGCGACGCGATCTCGTACACCAACTGCGCTGGGGGAGCGTTTTACCCCACGCCCGATCCCGATGAGGTGTGCGGCTGGCAACCCCATACCCACATGATCTGGCCGATGTGGGACAGCATGCAGGATAAGGACACCTGCGTGACCTCCAGATTCGGGCCGTATTCACCGTTCTTCCACTTCCCGCACAACAACGATCGAGAGCTGGGCGCGCTTCGCGACTGGGGATGGGGGGTGACGAGCACGCTGACGGCCTACGAGGCTTACGCCTGGGGTGGGCCGGCCGAGCCCACCGTGATGCAGGCCTCCTGCCTCTACACGCGCACCGCCGTCATCACCACGAGCATCCAGGCCGGATCGCTGGAGGCCTTCGCGACCTACCTGCACTCCCTGGCCGATTACTACTCGCACAAGGAGTGCATCGCCCACATGGATAGCCTGGGGATGCCCTGGGCTACCCACACGCTGGCCGGGCACCCTGCATGCGATTACAACCCCCTCGACCCCCAACCCGACGACGTGCACGGACGTGAGTTCTACACATACACCGACTCCCAGCGCACGGACGCCGCCATCCAGCATATTTACAGCGAGCTGGCCGCCCGCAGCCGACAGCGGGAGGGGACACACTATCCGCTCAGCATGGACACGCCGCTGACGGCCATCGACGGCAGCCCCACCCTGAGCGAGACGCTGTACACGTTCGTCCATCAGTGGGACTTCGAGCACCCGGCCCAACGGCGGGCCTGGGCCGACCGCATCGCCGCCGCCGTGCTGGCTCAGCGATCGCCGACCCACCGCGTGTACTGGCCGCTGATGATCCAGAGCACCACGACCGTGTCAACCTCCGCGGCCGCCGTACAAGCCCCCCAGCCCGACACCCCGCCGCCATCATCCGACTGGGGGGAGCCGGTGATCGGCATCACCGGCACGTACACCGTCTACAAGAAGGACTTCGTCTACGGCACGACTCCGTTCCTGATCACGGACATGCGACCCGATAGCGAGGGCAAGACATACTCGGACAAGGAAAGTTACGAGATCCGAGCGCTGACCATCTATCGGGCACATGACGGCCAGGCGTTGCTGGACCACCAACCGGTGGTGTTCTTCGTGCACGGTGGCGGCTGGACCGATGGGTACAGGGACTGGTACTCCTTCGTAGCCCGCCCCTTCACCGGCGAGAAGGGCTGGGTCACCGTGGTCATCGACTATCGCCTGACCTCCGACCAGGTCTTCATCGCCGATCAATATTGCCCTGACAGGGACACCTGTGGTCAGCCGGGGAACGAACCCTATCGCACCAAGGCCGCCTGGTACCCCGACAATATCGACGACGTGGCAGCCGCCTTTCGATGGGTGATGGACCACATCGAAGAGAACGGCGGAGACGCCGACGCGATCGTGGTCTTCGGCCACTCGGCGGGGGGACATCTGGCATCGCTGCTGGCCACGCATCCCGACCACGCGACCACTTTGCGGCCGGCGATCCAGGGAGTCATCAGCATGAGCGGCGCCTATGAGCTAACCGACCTCAACCACGCCTTCTGGAGCAGCGTGGTCACACAGACCTTCCGTGGCGGATTCGACAACGCCGAGGCCCTCGAACAGGCGTCCCCTTCCACCTACGTGATATCCGGCACCACGTTGCCCCCCTTCTACCTGCTCTATGCAGAGGATGAGCTGCTCAACCTCACGGAGCAAAGCATCCTCTTCAAGAACCAGCTAGAGGCGCAGGGGCAGAGGGTAACGATCAGCTATCTGGCAGGCTACGGCCACTACTCGGAGATGGAGGCGATCGCCCGCATCGATGAGACGCCCACCCGGCTGATCGTCAACTGGATCGAAGGACTCCTGCGCAAGCCGCTCTACTTTCCCTTGATCATCGATGAAGGGAGCACCTGA
- a CDS encoding hydrogenase maturation protease, translating to MRDERRVLVLGYGNLSREDDGIGFHVVNAVARRLGRPPLTLDDDGLSDLGQAVDLVFQPQLVPELAELIIDYDVVYFVDAHTGAYEETIRWERLEPGYVPSSFTHHLTPATLLEVASTLYGRAPVGYLVSVRGYRFGFGMELSPEAKELCEAAAEQIVANLPGGVPAVLKEAAQEF from the coding sequence ATGAGGGACGAGCGGCGCGTCCTGGTCCTGGGATACGGCAACCTCAGCCGGGAGGACGACGGCATTGGGTTCCACGTGGTCAACGCGGTGGCCAGGCGGCTGGGGCGACCGCCGCTCACGCTGGATGACGATGGCTTGTCGGACCTGGGGCAAGCGGTGGATCTGGTGTTCCAGCCGCAGCTCGTCCCTGAGCTGGCGGAGCTCATCATCGACTACGATGTGGTCTACTTCGTCGATGCGCATACGGGCGCTTACGAGGAGACGATCCGCTGGGAGAGGCTGGAACCTGGCTATGTGCCCTCTTCCTTCACCCACCACCTGACGCCGGCGACGTTGCTGGAGGTCGCATCGACCCTCTACGGTCGGGCGCCGGTGGGATACCTGGTATCGGTGCGTGGGTATCGGTTTGGCTTCGGCATGGAGCTGTCGCCCGAGGCGAAGGAGCTGTGCGAGGCGGCGGCGGAGCAGATCGTGGCGAATTTGCCTGGTGGTGTTCCCGCCGTCCTGAAAGAGGCGGCGCAGGAGTTCTGA
- a CDS encoding RNA-binding protein, giving the protein MTQKIYVGNMSYDTTEGRLQELFAAHGEVLSVNVVTDRYTGRPRGFAFVEMATDEAAQAAIAALNGQEVDGRPLTVNKARPPGQRGGDRGRRDRRGW; this is encoded by the coding sequence GTGACCCAGAAAATATACGTCGGCAACATGAGCTACGACACGACGGAAGGTAGGCTGCAAGAGCTGTTCGCAGCCCACGGAGAGGTACTCTCGGTTAACGTGGTGACAGACCGCTACACCGGGCGCCCTCGGGGCTTCGCCTTCGTCGAGATGGCAACGGATGAGGCCGCCCAGGCGGCCATCGCCGCACTGAACGGCCAGGAAGTCGACGGCCGACCCCTTACCGTGAACAAGGCCCGTCCCCCGGGACAGCGCGGCGGCGACCGAGGCCGACGCGACCGTCGTGGGTGGTAA